Proteins encoded by one window of Lepeophtheirus salmonis chromosome 10, UVic_Lsal_1.4, whole genome shotgun sequence:
- the LOC121125355 gene encoding protein regulator of cytokinesis 1 isoform X2, translated as MDEKEKGFNLDLSDSFSSLSKESFIDSLSALSLEYGGSLWDLWVQMGCSSGSSGAYRVQVVHNCLEEKFKAMMQEEEGHRSALFKNIEEHYKKLYSLSKELGISLEEPPAALSIIFLEKDLRDKVENLLQKKKERLSQLTSYVKQDVKLGEMLAEEPYSITLHNIPSKEEELSLKKHVIYLTELKQERLSTFKAYKKSFADLLIKLDIEPANSFERAIFCETDESFLPLSEVRLCSVAKTIERLESQVQQNMRETERMRCRIRDVASKLELDEREISDFLHENPGFSSNELKALQFRLDELEVLKIEHMERFIVSSRKELREWWKKCFYNEKQQSLFSAFYSTIYSEELLTEHEEEIEKIRTYYYNNEFLFHMVEQRHALWEKKLELEKKAKDPNRFNCKSTKFLKEEKDRRRVEKDLPKIEKCLEDAMDDYRLENGIEFLIGGLPYQTYMEIQIKEHEDSIQREKVKKANAKKQLLIQESRYGSTPAKLNSTKRKAPNTSDNSVTKRYKSDVTRGTVNSTRSSTRSTLTRSTSTRCNSTRSNLSRRRNILQSSIVVGSSEFKMTLSSLGDKDPFLTPHNIKQTPKTTLATRGRAFNRRSRSAVQLSSKKSLVINVSAKKSLFKTPSSKRVLTPINSFIRSSTLRARKKL; from the exons atggaCGAGAAGGAAAAAGGATTCAACTTGGATTTGAGCGATTCTTTTTCCTCCCTAAGTAAAGAGAGTTTCATCGACTCTTTGAGTGCCCTGAGCCTCGAGTATGGAGGAAGTCTTTGGGATCTGTGGGTACAGATGGGGTGCAGCAGTGGTAGCTCTGGGGCATACCGAGTGCAGGTGGTGCACAACTGTCTGGAGGAGAAATTCAAAGCCATGATGCAGGAGGAAGAAGGACATCGATCTGCGCTCTTCAAGAACATCGAAGAGCACTACAAGAAGCTCTACTCCCTCTCGAAGGAGTTGGGCATTTCTTTGGAAGAGCCTCCAGCGGCTCTGTCTATAATTTTCCTGGAAAAAGATTTACGGGACAAAGTGGAGAACTTGCTCCAGAAGAAGAAGGAGCGCCTAAGCCAATTGACATCTTACGTGAAGCAAGATGTGAAACTGGGTGAGATGCTCGCGGAAGAGCCGTACTCCATCACTCTCCACAACATTCCCTCCAAAGAAGAAGAACTCTCTCTCAAGAAGCATGTGATCTACCTTACGGAGCTCAAGCAAGAGCGTCTCTCCACCTTTAAGGCATACAAAAAGTCATTTGCTGACTTATTGATCAAATTAGACATCGAGCCCGCCAATTCATTCGAGCGAGCTATTTTCTGTGAGACAGACGAATCTTTTCTCCCTCTCTCGGAGGTGAGACTTTGCTCTGTGGCTAAGACGATAGAAAGGTTGGAGTCTCAAGTCCAACAAAATATGAGGGAAACGGAGAGAATGAGGTGTAGAATAAGAGATGTTGCTTCAAAGCTCGAATTGGACGAAAGAGAAATTTCAGACTTTCTCCACGAAAACCCTGGGTTTTCTTCGAATGAGCTCAAAGCA ttaCAATTTAGATTGGATGAGCTGGAGGTTCTCAAAATTGAGCATATGGAACGCTTTATTGTTTCTTCCCGAAAGGAATTACGGGAATGGtggaaaaagtgtttttataacGAAAAACAACAATCCCTTTTTTCAGCCttttattcaactatttattccGAGGAACTGCTAACGGAACATGaggaagaaattgaaaaaattagaacatACTATTACaataatgagtttttatttcatatggTTGAACAGAGACATGCGTTGTGGGAGAAGAAATTAGAATTGGAGAAAAAAGCTAAAGATCCAAATAGATTTAATTGCAAGAGTACAAAATTTCTTAAAGAGGAAAAAGATCGAAGACGAGTGGAGAAG GATCTtcccaaaattgaaaaatgctTGGAAGATGCAATGGACGATTATAGATTAGAAAATGGAATCGAATTCTTAATTGGAGGATTACCTTATCAAACATATATGgaaattcaaattaaagaaCATGAGGATAGTATACAAagggaaaaagttaaaaaggcAAATGCTAAAAAACAACTTCTGATTCAAGAGTCAAGGTATGGATCTACACCAGCTAAGCTCAACTCAACTAAAAGAAAAGCACCAAATACTTCTGATAATAGTGTCACTAAAAGATATAAATCCGATGTAACTCGTGGTACCGTCAATTCTACTAGATCT TCTACACGGTCTACATTAACTAGATCAACATCTACTCGTTGCAATTCCACGCGGTCTAATCTATCAAGACGTCGAAATATTCTGCAATCTTCTATTGTCGTTGGATCTAGTGAATTCAAGATGACGCTGAGCTCTTTGGGAGATAAAGATCCATTCCTT ACGCCccataatataaaacaaacgCCAAAGACAACTCTTGCAACTCGAGGAAGAGCTTTTAATCGTCGTTCTAGATCTGCTGTTCAACTTAGTTCTAAAAAATCTCTTGTAATCAACGTCAGTGCtaagaaaagtttatttaaaactcCATCTTCAAAAAGAGTTTTAACACCCATAAACTCATTTATTAGAAGCTCAACTCTGAGAGCCAGAAAGAAGCTCTGA
- the LOC121125355 gene encoding protein regulator of cytokinesis 1 isoform X3: MDEKEKGFNLDLSDSFSSLSKESFIDSLSALSLEYGGSLWDLWVQMGCSSGSSGAYRVQVVHNCLEEKFKAMMQEEEGHRSALFKNIEEHYKKLYSLSKELGISLEEPPAALSIIFLEKDLRDKVENLLQKKKERLSQLTSYVKQDVKLGEMLAEEPYSITLHNIPSKEEELSLKKHVIYLTELKQERLSTFKAYKKSFADLLIKLDIEPANSFERAIFCETDESFLPLSEVRLCSVAKTIERLESQVQQNMRETERMRCRIRDVASKLELDEREISDFLHENPGFSSNELKALQFRLDELEVLKIEHMERFIVSSRKELREWWKKCFYNEKQQSLFSAFYSTIYSEELLTEHEEEIEKIRTYYYNNEFLFHMVEQRHALWEKKLELEKKAKDPNRFNCKSTKFLKEEKDRRRVEKDLPKIEKCLEDAMDDYRLENGIEFLIGGLPYQTYMEIQIKEHEDSIQREKVKKANAKKQLLIQESRYGSTPAKLNSTKRKAPNTSDNSVTKRYKSDVTRGTVNSTRSSTRSTLTRSTSTRCNSTRSNLSRRRNILQSSIVVGSSEFKMTLSSLGDKDPFLNPLAINANSTRQTEMVRKLGQNTNITDAP, translated from the exons atggaCGAGAAGGAAAAAGGATTCAACTTGGATTTGAGCGATTCTTTTTCCTCCCTAAGTAAAGAGAGTTTCATCGACTCTTTGAGTGCCCTGAGCCTCGAGTATGGAGGAAGTCTTTGGGATCTGTGGGTACAGATGGGGTGCAGCAGTGGTAGCTCTGGGGCATACCGAGTGCAGGTGGTGCACAACTGTCTGGAGGAGAAATTCAAAGCCATGATGCAGGAGGAAGAAGGACATCGATCTGCGCTCTTCAAGAACATCGAAGAGCACTACAAGAAGCTCTACTCCCTCTCGAAGGAGTTGGGCATTTCTTTGGAAGAGCCTCCAGCGGCTCTGTCTATAATTTTCCTGGAAAAAGATTTACGGGACAAAGTGGAGAACTTGCTCCAGAAGAAGAAGGAGCGCCTAAGCCAATTGACATCTTACGTGAAGCAAGATGTGAAACTGGGTGAGATGCTCGCGGAAGAGCCGTACTCCATCACTCTCCACAACATTCCCTCCAAAGAAGAAGAACTCTCTCTCAAGAAGCATGTGATCTACCTTACGGAGCTCAAGCAAGAGCGTCTCTCCACCTTTAAGGCATACAAAAAGTCATTTGCTGACTTATTGATCAAATTAGACATCGAGCCCGCCAATTCATTCGAGCGAGCTATTTTCTGTGAGACAGACGAATCTTTTCTCCCTCTCTCGGAGGTGAGACTTTGCTCTGTGGCTAAGACGATAGAAAGGTTGGAGTCTCAAGTCCAACAAAATATGAGGGAAACGGAGAGAATGAGGTGTAGAATAAGAGATGTTGCTTCAAAGCTCGAATTGGACGAAAGAGAAATTTCAGACTTTCTCCACGAAAACCCTGGGTTTTCTTCGAATGAGCTCAAAGCA ttaCAATTTAGATTGGATGAGCTGGAGGTTCTCAAAATTGAGCATATGGAACGCTTTATTGTTTCTTCCCGAAAGGAATTACGGGAATGGtggaaaaagtgtttttataacGAAAAACAACAATCCCTTTTTTCAGCCttttattcaactatttattccGAGGAACTGCTAACGGAACATGaggaagaaattgaaaaaattagaacatACTATTACaataatgagtttttatttcatatggTTGAACAGAGACATGCGTTGTGGGAGAAGAAATTAGAATTGGAGAAAAAAGCTAAAGATCCAAATAGATTTAATTGCAAGAGTACAAAATTTCTTAAAGAGGAAAAAGATCGAAGACGAGTGGAGAAG GATCTtcccaaaattgaaaaatgctTGGAAGATGCAATGGACGATTATAGATTAGAAAATGGAATCGAATTCTTAATTGGAGGATTACCTTATCAAACATATATGgaaattcaaattaaagaaCATGAGGATAGTATACAAagggaaaaagttaaaaaggcAAATGCTAAAAAACAACTTCTGATTCAAGAGTCAAGGTATGGATCTACACCAGCTAAGCTCAACTCAACTAAAAGAAAAGCACCAAATACTTCTGATAATAGTGTCACTAAAAGATATAAATCCGATGTAACTCGTGGTACCGTCAATTCTACTAGATCT TCTACACGGTCTACATTAACTAGATCAACATCTACTCGTTGCAATTCCACGCGGTCTAATCTATCAAGACGTCGAAATATTCTGCAATCTTCTATTGTCGTTGGATCTAGTGAATTCAAGATGACGCTGAGCTCTTTGGGAGATAAAGATCCATTCCTT aatCCACTTGCAATAAATGCTAATAGCACACGACAAACAGAGATG gtacGTAAACTTggacaaaatacaaatataactg ACGCCccataa
- the LOC121125355 gene encoding protein regulator of cytokinesis 1 isoform X1 gives MDEKEKGFNLDLSDSFSSLSKESFIDSLSALSLEYGGSLWDLWVQMGCSSGSSGAYRVQVVHNCLEEKFKAMMQEEEGHRSALFKNIEEHYKKLYSLSKELGISLEEPPAALSIIFLEKDLRDKVENLLQKKKERLSQLTSYVKQDVKLGEMLAEEPYSITLHNIPSKEEELSLKKHVIYLTELKQERLSTFKAYKKSFADLLIKLDIEPANSFERAIFCETDESFLPLSEVRLCSVAKTIERLESQVQQNMRETERMRCRIRDVASKLELDEREISDFLHENPGFSSNELKALQFRLDELEVLKIEHMERFIVSSRKELREWWKKCFYNEKQQSLFSAFYSTIYSEELLTEHEEEIEKIRTYYYNNEFLFHMVEQRHALWEKKLELEKKAKDPNRFNCKSTKFLKEEKDRRRVEKDLPKIEKCLEDAMDDYRLENGIEFLIGGLPYQTYMEIQIKEHEDSIQREKVKKANAKKQLLIQESRYGSTPAKLNSTKRKAPNTSDNSVTKRYKSDVTRGTVNSTRSSTRSTLTRSTSTRCNSTRSNLSRRRNILQSSIVVGSSEFKMTLSSLGDKDPFLNPLAINANSTRQTEMTPHNIKQTPKTTLATRGRAFNRRSRSAVQLSSKKSLVINVSAKKSLFKTPSSKRVLTPINSFIRSSTLRARKKL, from the exons atggaCGAGAAGGAAAAAGGATTCAACTTGGATTTGAGCGATTCTTTTTCCTCCCTAAGTAAAGAGAGTTTCATCGACTCTTTGAGTGCCCTGAGCCTCGAGTATGGAGGAAGTCTTTGGGATCTGTGGGTACAGATGGGGTGCAGCAGTGGTAGCTCTGGGGCATACCGAGTGCAGGTGGTGCACAACTGTCTGGAGGAGAAATTCAAAGCCATGATGCAGGAGGAAGAAGGACATCGATCTGCGCTCTTCAAGAACATCGAAGAGCACTACAAGAAGCTCTACTCCCTCTCGAAGGAGTTGGGCATTTCTTTGGAAGAGCCTCCAGCGGCTCTGTCTATAATTTTCCTGGAAAAAGATTTACGGGACAAAGTGGAGAACTTGCTCCAGAAGAAGAAGGAGCGCCTAAGCCAATTGACATCTTACGTGAAGCAAGATGTGAAACTGGGTGAGATGCTCGCGGAAGAGCCGTACTCCATCACTCTCCACAACATTCCCTCCAAAGAAGAAGAACTCTCTCTCAAGAAGCATGTGATCTACCTTACGGAGCTCAAGCAAGAGCGTCTCTCCACCTTTAAGGCATACAAAAAGTCATTTGCTGACTTATTGATCAAATTAGACATCGAGCCCGCCAATTCATTCGAGCGAGCTATTTTCTGTGAGACAGACGAATCTTTTCTCCCTCTCTCGGAGGTGAGACTTTGCTCTGTGGCTAAGACGATAGAAAGGTTGGAGTCTCAAGTCCAACAAAATATGAGGGAAACGGAGAGAATGAGGTGTAGAATAAGAGATGTTGCTTCAAAGCTCGAATTGGACGAAAGAGAAATTTCAGACTTTCTCCACGAAAACCCTGGGTTTTCTTCGAATGAGCTCAAAGCA ttaCAATTTAGATTGGATGAGCTGGAGGTTCTCAAAATTGAGCATATGGAACGCTTTATTGTTTCTTCCCGAAAGGAATTACGGGAATGGtggaaaaagtgtttttataacGAAAAACAACAATCCCTTTTTTCAGCCttttattcaactatttattccGAGGAACTGCTAACGGAACATGaggaagaaattgaaaaaattagaacatACTATTACaataatgagtttttatttcatatggTTGAACAGAGACATGCGTTGTGGGAGAAGAAATTAGAATTGGAGAAAAAAGCTAAAGATCCAAATAGATTTAATTGCAAGAGTACAAAATTTCTTAAAGAGGAAAAAGATCGAAGACGAGTGGAGAAG GATCTtcccaaaattgaaaaatgctTGGAAGATGCAATGGACGATTATAGATTAGAAAATGGAATCGAATTCTTAATTGGAGGATTACCTTATCAAACATATATGgaaattcaaattaaagaaCATGAGGATAGTATACAAagggaaaaagttaaaaaggcAAATGCTAAAAAACAACTTCTGATTCAAGAGTCAAGGTATGGATCTACACCAGCTAAGCTCAACTCAACTAAAAGAAAAGCACCAAATACTTCTGATAATAGTGTCACTAAAAGATATAAATCCGATGTAACTCGTGGTACCGTCAATTCTACTAGATCT TCTACACGGTCTACATTAACTAGATCAACATCTACTCGTTGCAATTCCACGCGGTCTAATCTATCAAGACGTCGAAATATTCTGCAATCTTCTATTGTCGTTGGATCTAGTGAATTCAAGATGACGCTGAGCTCTTTGGGAGATAAAGATCCATTCCTT aatCCACTTGCAATAAATGCTAATAGCACACGACAAACAGAGATG ACGCCccataatataaaacaaacgCCAAAGACAACTCTTGCAACTCGAGGAAGAGCTTTTAATCGTCGTTCTAGATCTGCTGTTCAACTTAGTTCTAAAAAATCTCTTGTAATCAACGTCAGTGCtaagaaaagtttatttaaaactcCATCTTCAAAAAGAGTTTTAACACCCATAAACTCATTTATTAGAAGCTCAACTCTGAGAGCCAGAAAGAAGCTCTGA